The Pseudophryne corroboree isolate aPseCor3 chromosome 2, aPseCor3.hap2, whole genome shotgun sequence genome has a segment encoding these proteins:
- the CHMP2B gene encoding charged multivesicular body protein 2b, whose protein sequence is MASLFKKKTVDDIIKEQNKELRGTQRAITRDRTALEKQEKQLEMEIKKMAKTGNKDACRVMAKQLVQLRKQKTRTYAVSSKVTSMSTQTKVMSSQMKMAGAMSTTAKTMQAVNKKMDPQKTLQTMQNFQKENMKMEMTEEMINDTLDDIFDASEDEEESQDIVNQVLDEIGIEISGKMAKAPSAAKGLPSASTAKSSTISDEEIERQLKALGVD, encoded by the exons ATGGCCTCCCTGTTTAAGAAGAAGACGGTGGACG ATATAATAAAGGAGCAGAACAAGGAGTTAAGAGGCACTCAGAGGGCTATAACCAGAGACCGCACAGCCTTGGAGAAGCAGGAGAAACAGCTG GAAATGGAAATAAAAAAGATGGCAAAGACTGGTAACAAAGATGCCTGCAGGGTGATGGCAAAGCAGTTAGTGCAACTGCGTAAGCAAAAAACTCGAACCTATGCCGTCAGTTCAAAGGTCACATCCATGTCAACGCAGACCAAAGTCATGAGCTCACAGATGAAGATGGCCGGAGCCATGTCCACTACAGCTAAG acTATGCAAGCAGTCAACAAGAAAATGGATCCACAGAAAACACTGCAAACAATGCAGAATTTCCAGAAAGAGAATATGAAAATGGAAATGACAGAAGAAATGA TAAACGACACCCTGGATGATAttttcgatgcatctgaagatgaggAAGAAAGCCAGGACATTGTCAATCAGGTGTTGGATGAAATCGGAATTGAAATCTCAGGAAAG ATGGCAAAAGCACCGTCAGCTGCCAAAGGCCTTCCCTCCGCGTCTACTGCCAAATCATCAACCATTTCAGATGAGGAGATAGAACGCCAGCTCAAGGCTCTAGGGGTAGATTAA